The Mucilaginibacter yixingensis genome window below encodes:
- a CDS encoding glycoside hydrolase family 28 protein → MKFLSTCLMLCLPVLAVAQSKTYDITAYGAQSGGKINNTQAIQKAIDDASTHGGGTVVVPAGSFMTAPIVVKSGVNLYLSKGAVLLGSPIRKDYSMGNAIPLISANGQKDIAITGQGTIDGQGKRLLADLFRMLKNGEMQDATWQIYNPWHQKQPEERNRPKLIAFTDCHGVKIKGISIKNGIDWVQDYKFCEDLVVDSINVESNIYWNNDGIDIVDCKNVRVTNSFFNADDDGICIKSEDRNHYCDQIYIADCKVRSSASAIKFGTASRGGFKNVTIKNVEIYDTYRSAIAIETVDGGFMENIDIRNINARNTGNAIFIRVGHRNRDTVSSSMKNIYIGNVNVQIPKDKPDKGYPMEGPLVPGDHHIFPCVIAGLADHPVRDVTLENINVVYAGGYDTRIKTVSLDSLHTIPEKTPEYPEFSMFGELPAWAMYVRHAENITFKNVNFSYQKPDLRTAMVFDDVKGLRLDNVVIPQAKTLPAVALKDVKDFSKSNLKLPVGDDKAIVVLK, encoded by the coding sequence ATGAAATTTTTAAGTACCTGCCTCATGCTGTGCTTGCCGGTTTTGGCTGTGGCGCAGTCTAAAACTTATGATATTACCGCTTACGGCGCCCAATCAGGCGGAAAAATCAATAATACCCAGGCCATCCAAAAAGCCATAGACGATGCCAGCACGCACGGTGGCGGCACTGTGGTTGTACCAGCCGGCAGTTTTATGACGGCGCCCATAGTAGTAAAATCGGGCGTAAATCTTTACCTGAGCAAAGGCGCTGTGTTGCTGGGCAGTCCTATACGTAAAGACTATAGCATGGGGAACGCCATTCCGCTCATCAGCGCTAACGGACAAAAAGATATCGCCATAACCGGTCAGGGCACTATTGACGGTCAGGGCAAGCGCCTGCTGGCCGATCTGTTCCGCATGCTTAAAAATGGCGAGATGCAGGATGCTACCTGGCAAATCTATAACCCCTGGCACCAGAAGCAGCCGGAGGAGCGTAATCGCCCTAAGTTGATTGCTTTTACCGATTGCCACGGGGTGAAAATCAAAGGCATCTCTATCAAGAACGGGATAGATTGGGTGCAGGATTACAAATTTTGCGAAGACCTGGTGGTAGACAGCATCAACGTAGAAAGCAACATCTATTGGAACAACGATGGTATTGATATTGTAGACTGTAAGAACGTACGCGTTACCAATAGTTTTTTTAATGCTGATGACGATGGTATCTGCATCAAATCTGAAGACCGCAATCACTATTGCGACCAGATCTATATTGCCGATTGTAAGGTGCGCTCCAGCGCCAGCGCCATTAAGTTTGGTACGGCATCTCGCGGCGGATTTAAAAACGTGACGATCAAGAACGTGGAGATTTATGACACCTATCGCTCGGCCATTGCCATTGAAACGGTTGACGGCGGTTTTATGGAGAACATCGATATTCGCAATATCAACGCACGCAACACCGGCAACGCCATCTTTATCAGAGTAGGGCACCGTAACCGCGACACCGTGAGCAGCAGCATGAAGAACATTTACATTGGTAATGTAAACGTGCAGATCCCCAAAGACAAACCCGATAAAGGTTACCCAATGGAAGGTCCCCTTGTTCCCGGCGATCACCACATATTTCCCTGCGTAATTGCCGGGCTGGCAGATCATCCGGTGCGCGATGTAACCCTGGAAAATATTAACGTGGTGTATGCAGGCGGTTATGATACCCGTATCAAAACCGTAAGCCTGGATTCGCTGCACACCATCCCCGAGAAAACGCCCGAGTACCCGGAGTTTTCTATGTTTGGCGAGTTGCCAGCATGGGCTATGTATGTAAGGCATGCAGAAAACATCACCTTTAAAAACGTAAACTTCAGCTATCAAAAGCCTGATCTGCGCACGGCAATGGTGTTTGATGATGTGAAAGGATTGAGGCTGGATAATGTAGTGATCCCGCAGGCTAAAACTTTACCTGCTGTGGCGTTGAAGGATGTAAAAGATTTTAGTAAATCTAACCTGAAATTACCGGTGGGGGATGATAAGGCGATTGTTGTGCTGAAATAA
- a CDS encoding peroxiredoxin, protein MGIRICIALLCFVFICPFYGFSQKKALPPLHLTNLEGKPFTENNLQKNKKLLVIYFGPDCMACNYYTIDLMRYIKELANVQILMVSFARLPALKAFYNDLQLVKYKNITITNEAKPYPLSKFYEVKTTPFTAVYNKRHQLVTVFNKRTKLDVLLKALNKPL, encoded by the coding sequence ATGGGCATCCGTATCTGTATCGCTTTATTGTGTTTCGTTTTTATATGTCCTTTCTATGGGTTCTCTCAAAAAAAGGCGCTTCCCCCTCTTCACCTGACCAATTTGGAAGGAAAACCTTTTACTGAGAACAACCTCCAAAAAAACAAAAAACTGCTTGTCATTTATTTTGGCCCCGACTGCATGGCGTGTAATTATTATACAATTGACCTGATGCGGTATATAAAAGAGTTAGCTAATGTGCAGATTTTGATGGTCAGCTTTGCCAGGCTTCCTGCTTTGAAGGCCTTTTATAATGATCTCCAGCTGGTAAAATATAAAAACATCACTATTACCAACGAGGCCAAACCTTATCCTCTATCCAAATTCTATGAAGTTAAAACAACCCCATTTACAGCCGTCTACAACAAAAGGCATCAATTGGTAACAGTTTTTAATAAACGCACCAAGTTAGATGTCTTGCTGAAGGCCCTCAACAAACCGCTATAA